A region of Prochlorococcus marinus subsp. pastoris str. CCMP1986 DNA encodes the following proteins:
- a CDS encoding ATP-dependent Clp protease ATP-binding subunit has product MRETLTSNPELFSDISWNLLLLGEETAKKWDHSEFNIEHIIHTLFTSSEFFSFIEKLSIDQNTVLDITEEFLEETPINDSDIFTIGEELEILLDNANQIKTQWGSKFIDIPHLLIALGSDPRIGNYVFQEGDLSVEQLEEELKFSPNIIQRQNYIENKKYISDEDKILINKSIDESDKEELIKESKAIIPSPKSNLIIKTKQKTEENVLSLYGKDLTESAEKGLLDPVIGRGDEINNVMRVLSRRSKNNPILIGHPGVGKTSIAKLLAQLIVEKKVPDLLKNSKIISLDLGALVSGTKFRGQLEERLSLILNEIKDSNQGIILFIDEIHTIITSDRTTTDISNILKPLLTDGELRCIGTTTPEKFRESIEKDQSLNNCFQKILVNEPSVELSAKILQGIKKKYELHHGIRITEEAINCSARLADRYISDKCLPDKAIDLIDEAAAQLKIESNIKPQTIIDEEKNIDTIESKLQNIFPENIEEREKLLESKELSIKKLNEITNDWENDREKMEQLFFLLKEENRLILKIEELSIHSDEIDNFDNLNNLEAELNEVECEIKNVEISCQKLQRNRNYNLKYQVEPDDIADVISKITGIPIAKVVSNERKKLVNLELEISEKVIGQEKAIKAVSSAIRRARVGMKNPKRPIGSFLFMGPTGVGKTELAKSLASSLFDEEEALLRLDMSEYMEKNAVARLLGAPPGYVGYEEGGQLTEAVRRKPYSVILLDEIEKAHSEVFNILLQVLDEGRLTDSQGRTVDFKNTVIIMTSNLAGKIILEDSKIITNQKENSELRKQTLQDSINKSLSSIFRPEFLNRIDEIVKFDTLSIDQLQKIILLQIEDLKKLLLEQGIKINIDKRVIQKIANDSYQPEYGARPLGRELRRQIENPLASKLLEDNFKNKKNISVKISPSKKDEILFKPS; this is encoded by the coding sequence ATGAGAGAAACTCTTACCTCAAATCCAGAACTTTTTAGTGATATAAGTTGGAATCTTCTTTTATTGGGAGAAGAAACTGCAAAAAAATGGGATCATAGTGAATTTAATATTGAACATATTATTCATACTTTGTTCACCTCAAGTGAATTTTTTTCATTTATAGAAAAGTTATCAATAGATCAAAATACAGTTCTAGACATAACTGAAGAATTTTTAGAAGAAACCCCAATAAATGATTCAGATATTTTTACTATTGGTGAAGAGCTCGAAATTTTATTAGACAATGCGAATCAAATAAAAACACAGTGGGGTTCTAAATTTATAGATATTCCTCATTTGTTAATTGCTTTAGGCAGTGATCCAAGAATAGGAAATTATGTTTTTCAAGAGGGAGATCTTTCAGTAGAACAATTAGAAGAAGAATTAAAATTTTCCCCAAATATTATTCAAAGACAAAATTATATAGAAAATAAAAAATATATATCTGATGAAGATAAAATTTTAATAAATAAATCTATCGATGAAAGTGATAAGGAGGAGCTAATAAAGGAATCAAAAGCCATTATCCCTTCACCGAAAAGTAATCTTATAATTAAAACCAAGCAAAAAACTGAAGAGAATGTACTGTCTCTTTACGGAAAAGATTTAACAGAATCTGCTGAAAAAGGTCTGCTAGACCCAGTAATAGGGCGAGGGGATGAGATTAATAACGTAATGAGAGTTTTATCTCGACGAAGCAAAAATAATCCAATCCTCATTGGTCATCCAGGCGTTGGCAAAACTTCTATTGCCAAATTACTTGCTCAATTGATAGTAGAAAAAAAAGTTCCTGATTTGTTAAAAAACTCAAAAATTATCTCTCTTGACTTGGGAGCATTAGTTTCTGGAACAAAATTTAGAGGTCAATTAGAGGAAAGACTAAGCTTAATACTTAATGAAATTAAAGACTCTAATCAAGGCATTATTTTATTTATTGATGAAATTCATACAATAATCACTTCTGATAGAACTACAACAGATATAAGCAACATTTTAAAACCTTTACTTACCGACGGTGAGCTCAGATGCATAGGAACAACAACGCCTGAAAAATTTCGCGAAAGTATTGAAAAAGATCAGTCATTAAATAATTGTTTTCAAAAGATATTAGTTAATGAACCATCAGTTGAGTTAAGTGCAAAAATTTTACAGGGTATAAAAAAGAAATATGAATTACATCATGGCATTAGAATTACAGAAGAAGCAATTAATTGTTCTGCCAGACTTGCAGATAGATACATAAGTGATAAGTGCCTTCCAGATAAAGCAATAGATTTGATAGATGAAGCAGCAGCCCAATTAAAAATTGAATCTAATATAAAACCCCAAACAATTATCGATGAAGAAAAAAATATCGATACTATTGAAAGTAAGTTACAAAATATCTTCCCCGAAAATATCGAAGAAAGAGAAAAGTTATTAGAAAGCAAAGAATTATCTATAAAGAAATTGAATGAAATTACTAATGATTGGGAAAATGATCGAGAAAAAATGGAACAATTATTTTTTTTGTTAAAAGAAGAGAATAGGCTAATTCTAAAAATCGAAGAATTAAGCATTCATAGCGATGAAATAGATAATTTTGATAACCTAAATAATCTAGAAGCAGAGCTAAATGAAGTTGAATGTGAAATAAAAAATGTTGAGATAAGTTGCCAGAAACTTCAAAGAAATAGAAACTATAATTTGAAATATCAAGTTGAACCTGATGATATTGCTGATGTTATTTCAAAAATAACTGGAATTCCTATTGCCAAAGTAGTTTCTAATGAAAGAAAAAAATTAGTTAACTTGGAGTTAGAAATAAGTGAAAAAGTTATTGGACAAGAAAAAGCTATAAAAGCTGTTTCTTCTGCGATACGAAGAGCGAGAGTTGGAATGAAGAATCCTAAAAGACCAATTGGATCATTCTTATTTATGGGTCCGACAGGAGTTGGCAAGACAGAATTAGCAAAATCTTTGGCATCATCATTATTTGATGAAGAAGAAGCTTTATTAAGACTTGATATGAGTGAATATATGGAGAAAAACGCTGTCGCAAGACTTTTAGGAGCTCCTCCAGGTTATGTTGGCTACGAAGAGGGAGGGCAATTAACTGAAGCAGTTAGGAGAAAACCTTATTCTGTAATTCTCCTTGATGAGATCGAAAAAGCGCATTCAGAAGTTTTCAATATCCTCCTACAAGTTTTAGATGAAGGAAGATTAACGGATTCTCAAGGGAGAACTGTTGACTTCAAAAATACAGTCATAATAATGACTAGCAATTTAGCTGGAAAAATAATATTAGAAGATTCAAAAATAATTACGAATCAAAAAGAAAATTCCGAATTAAGAAAACAAACTTTACAAGATTCTATTAATAAATCATTATCCTCTATTTTTAGACCCGAATTTTTAAACAGAATTGATGAAATAGTAAAGTTTGATACACTATCAATCGATCAACTACAAAAAATAATTCTTTTACAAATAGAAGATTTAAAAAAATTATTACTTGAACAGGGGATAAAAATTAATATTGATAAAAGAGTTATACAAAAGATTGCTAATGATTCCTATCAGCCTGAATATGGTGCTAGGCCCTTAGGAAGAGAACTTAGAAGACAAATAGAAAATCCACTAGCATCAAAACTATTAGAAGATAATTTTAAAAATAAAAAAAATATATCTGTAAAAATTAGCCCTTCAAAAAAAGATGAGATTTTGTTTAAACCTAGCTGA
- the eno gene encoding phosphopyruvate hydratase, which produces MKETIDFLIDTIEARQVLDSRGNPTVEAEVFLECGAIGRAIVPSGASTGAHEAHELRDGGTKYMGKGVLNAVNKIHETISPALCGLSALDQTSIDNLMIEIDGTPNKSSLGANSILAVSLANARAASNALDLPLYRYLGDPLSNLLPVPLMNVINGGAHAPNGLDCQEFMLVPHGVKTFSEALRIGTEIFHSLKSLLEKKGLSTAVGDEGGFAPELSSSEAAGDLLLEAIQKAGFIPGEQVSLALDVASTEFYKDGFYKYEGKSLTSSQMISYLSNLVSNYPIVSIEDGLAEDDWEGWSALNKEIGNKVQLVGDDLFVTNTERLRKGILEKSANSILIKVNQIGTLTETLEAMDLAKSAGFTSVISHRSGETEDTTIADLSVATRAGQIKTGSLSRSERIAKYNRLLRIEEELGDQARFAGDLGLGPKNI; this is translated from the coding sequence GTGAAAGAAACTATTGATTTCCTTATTGACACTATTGAAGCTAGGCAAGTGCTTGATTCAAGAGGGAACCCCACTGTAGAGGCTGAAGTATTTTTGGAATGTGGTGCTATTGGCAGAGCAATAGTTCCTAGCGGAGCGAGTACTGGTGCTCATGAAGCACACGAATTGAGAGATGGTGGGACAAAATATATGGGGAAAGGTGTCTTAAATGCGGTTAATAAAATTCATGAGACGATTTCTCCTGCTTTATGTGGATTATCAGCTTTAGATCAAACAAGTATTGATAACTTAATGATTGAAATTGATGGAACTCCTAATAAATCTAGTTTGGGTGCTAACTCAATTCTTGCAGTGAGTCTAGCCAACGCTAGAGCTGCATCAAATGCTTTGGATCTACCGTTATATAGATATCTTGGCGATCCATTATCTAATCTTCTCCCTGTACCACTGATGAATGTAATTAATGGTGGAGCTCATGCACCTAATGGTCTTGATTGCCAAGAATTTATGCTTGTCCCTCATGGGGTGAAAACTTTTAGTGAAGCATTAAGAATTGGAACTGAAATATTTCATTCACTAAAATCTTTACTTGAAAAAAAAGGTTTATCTACAGCTGTTGGAGACGAAGGTGGTTTTGCTCCAGAATTATCATCTAGTGAAGCAGCAGGAGATTTGCTTTTAGAGGCTATTCAGAAAGCAGGATTTATTCCTGGTGAGCAGGTATCGTTAGCATTAGACGTAGCTAGTACTGAATTTTATAAAGATGGATTTTATAAATATGAAGGTAAAAGTTTAACTAGCTCTCAAATGATTTCTTATCTTTCAAATTTAGTTTCAAATTATCCAATAGTTTCAATAGAGGATGGACTAGCAGAAGATGATTGGGAGGGTTGGTCAGCCCTAAATAAAGAGATTGGAAATAAAGTGCAGTTAGTAGGTGATGATTTATTTGTTACTAATACTGAAAGGTTAAGAAAAGGAATATTAGAAAAATCCGCAAATTCAATATTAATAAAGGTAAATCAAATTGGCACATTAACAGAAACTCTGGAAGCTATGGATCTAGCTAAAAGTGCTGGTTTTACAAGTGTTATCAGTCATAGAAGCGGCGAAACAGAAGATACAACGATTGCCGATTTATCTGTGGCAACGCGAGCCGGGCAAATTAAAACTGGCTCTTTGAGCAGAAGTGAAAGAATTGCTAAGTACAATAGGCTCTTAAGGATTGAGGAAGAGTTGGGTGATCAAGCTAGATTTGCTGGTGATTTAGGATTAGGTCCAAAAAATATATAG
- a CDS encoding ABC1 kinase family protein, translating to MTNNKFKNRIKKIKRGFLIWRILILLLVNLWLDNLIFKIFQTKRDKKNKVQIRRAKWFTNQLIELGSAFIKIGQLLSARPDLIPNTWIQELSKLQDQVPQFSYTKVEEIIQKELGHKFSEINQITSTPIGSASLAQVHKATLKDGKEVVFKVQRPNLKNLFTIDLSIMQQIAFIIQKNKNWSRGRNWVAIAKECRKVLMKELDFKCEAQYAARFRQQFIDDENVEIPEVIWNLSTERVLCLSYLEGTKISDVEKLKSKNIDLSKIAEIGAVSYLKQLVNYGFFHADPHPGNLAVSNSSKLIFYDFGMMGNISNNLQASLGSMVQSAALRDASSLVTQLQQAGLISKNIDVGPVRRLVRLMLKEALTPPFSPNIIEKLSGDLYELVYETPFQLPVDLIFVMRALSTFEGVGRMLDPGFNLVSITKPYLIDLMTSNNQTPNDLINQFGRQVGELGSKAVGIPKRIDESLERLEQGDLQLQIRMGESDRQFKKMFTAQKSLGHSILIGSLTIASALLVTNNQNNFAVLPLIFAAPISIDWIKCQLSMRKGSRIEKLKQ from the coding sequence ATGACTAATAATAAATTTAAAAATCGAATAAAGAAAATCAAAAGAGGATTTCTTATTTGGAGAATACTTATTTTACTTTTGGTTAATTTATGGCTAGACAATTTAATATTTAAAATTTTTCAAACTAAAAGGGATAAAAAAAATAAAGTTCAAATAAGAAGAGCTAAGTGGTTTACTAATCAATTAATTGAACTTGGTTCTGCTTTTATCAAAATTGGTCAGCTATTATCTGCGAGGCCTGATTTAATTCCGAATACTTGGATACAAGAATTATCAAAGTTACAAGATCAAGTTCCTCAGTTCTCATATACGAAAGTTGAAGAAATTATCCAAAAAGAATTAGGACATAAGTTCTCAGAAATCAACCAAATTACTTCTACTCCAATTGGATCAGCTTCGTTAGCTCAGGTTCATAAAGCAACTTTAAAAGATGGGAAAGAAGTTGTATTTAAAGTTCAAAGACCTAATCTGAAGAATTTATTCACAATCGATTTGAGCATAATGCAACAAATTGCTTTCATAATCCAAAAGAATAAGAACTGGAGTAGAGGAAGGAATTGGGTTGCAATAGCAAAAGAGTGTAGAAAAGTTCTTATGAAAGAACTAGATTTTAAATGTGAAGCTCAATACGCCGCAAGATTTAGGCAGCAATTTATTGATGATGAAAATGTAGAAATTCCTGAGGTAATTTGGAACTTGAGCACTGAAAGAGTTCTTTGTTTAAGTTATTTAGAAGGTACAAAAATAAGTGATGTTGAAAAATTAAAATCTAAGAATATTGACTTATCAAAGATTGCAGAAATAGGTGCAGTTAGCTATTTAAAACAGCTCGTAAATTATGGTTTTTTTCATGCTGATCCTCATCCAGGTAATTTAGCCGTTTCAAATTCAAGCAAGTTAATCTTTTATGATTTTGGGATGATGGGCAATATTTCAAATAATCTACAAGCAAGCTTAGGATCTATGGTTCAATCTGCAGCATTAAGAGATGCATCATCACTAGTAACTCAACTCCAGCAAGCGGGCTTGATTTCTAAAAATATAGATGTAGGTCCAGTTAGAAGATTAGTTAGATTAATGCTGAAAGAAGCTTTAACTCCACCATTCAGCCCAAATATCATTGAAAAACTTTCTGGGGACTTATACGAACTTGTTTATGAAACTCCTTTTCAGCTACCAGTTGATTTAATATTTGTAATGAGAGCACTATCAACTTTTGAAGGTGTTGGTAGGATGTTAGATCCAGGGTTTAACCTTGTATCAATAACTAAGCCTTATCTAATTGATTTAATGACTTCTAACAATCAAACACCTAATGATTTAATTAACCAATTTGGTAGGCAAGTAGGAGAGTTAGGTTCAAAGGCTGTAGGTATCCCAAAAAGAATTGATGAGAGTTTAGAGAGATTAGAGCAGGGTGATTTACAACTTCAAATAAGGATGGGCGAGTCTGATAGGCAATTTAAGAAAATGTTTACTGCGCAAAAATCATTAGGTCATTCTATTCTTATAGGAAGCTTAACCATAGCATCAGCCTTACTAGTAACTAATAACCAAAATAATTTTGCGGTCTTACCTTTAATTTTTGCAGCTCCAATAAGTATTGATTGGATTAAGTGTCAATTAAGCATGAGAAAAGGTTCAAGAATAGAAAAGCTGAAGCAATAA
- a CDS encoding NAD(P)/FAD-dependent oxidoreductase — protein MEIIETDVAIIGGGPAGCTCALYTSRSNLNTVIIDKNPSVGALAITHQIANYPGVPVDISGEKLLTLMREQAVQYGTDYRRAQVFGIDVAEDWKTVYTPEGTFKAKALVLASGAMGRPASFKGEADFLGKGVSYCATCDGAFYKNREVAVVGANKEAIEEATVLTKFASTVHWITSSDPKSDNEEAMELMHSSNIKHWSRTRLLEIKGNDMGVNGVVVKNKQEEGPINLDLDGVFVYMSGSKPITDFLGDQIALKEDGGVIVDDFMSTNSDGVWAIGDIRNTPFKQAVVAASDGCIAAMSIDRYLNSRKNIRVDWIHS, from the coding sequence TTGGAAATTATTGAGACAGATGTTGCTATTATTGGAGGTGGTCCAGCTGGATGTACCTGTGCATTATATACATCTCGTTCTAACTTAAACACTGTCATAATAGATAAAAATCCATCTGTGGGAGCTTTAGCAATAACTCACCAAATTGCTAATTATCCAGGAGTTCCTGTAGATATTAGTGGCGAAAAATTGCTTACATTAATGAGAGAACAAGCTGTTCAATATGGAACTGACTATAGAAGAGCTCAAGTTTTTGGTATTGATGTAGCAGAAGATTGGAAGACTGTTTATACACCGGAAGGAACTTTTAAAGCTAAAGCACTCGTACTTGCAAGTGGGGCTATGGGGAGACCTGCTTCTTTTAAAGGAGAAGCAGATTTCTTAGGAAAGGGTGTAAGTTATTGTGCTACATGTGATGGTGCTTTTTATAAAAATAGAGAAGTTGCAGTTGTTGGTGCTAATAAAGAAGCAATTGAGGAAGCTACGGTTCTTACTAAATTTGCTTCAACGGTACATTGGATTACATCCAGTGATCCAAAATCAGATAATGAGGAAGCTATGGAATTAATGCATAGCTCTAATATTAAACATTGGAGTAGAACTAGATTATTAGAAATAAAAGGAAATGATATGGGAGTTAATGGGGTTGTTGTCAAGAATAAACAAGAAGAAGGGCCTATTAATCTTGATTTAGATGGAGTCTTTGTATACATGAGTGGTTCGAAGCCAATCACTGATTTTTTAGGAGATCAAATTGCTTTAAAGGAAGATGGAGGAGTCATTGTTGATGATTTTATGTCTACCAATTCTGATGGTGTCTGGGCTATTGGTGATATAAGAAATACACCTTTCAAGCAGGCGGTTGTCGCAGCATCAGATGGATGTATAGCAGCCATGTCTATAGACCGCTATTTAAATAGTAGAAAAAATATAAGAGTAGATTGGATACACTCTTAA
- a CDS encoding P-II family nitrogen regulator, with amino-acid sequence MKRLDLIFSERELDAIINTLEKANVPGYTVMKHATGRGPERVVTEDMEFTGLGSNAHVIVFCEQELIDQMRDNIKSDLSYYGGVAYISEATPL; translated from the coding sequence ATGAAAAGATTAGATTTAATTTTTAGTGAAAGAGAACTTGATGCAATTATCAATACATTAGAGAAAGCTAATGTCCCAGGATATACAGTAATGAAACATGCAACTGGGAGAGGTCCAGAAAGAGTTGTTACTGAAGATATGGAATTCACTGGGTTAGGCTCAAATGCTCATGTGATAGTTTTCTGTGAGCAAGAACTAATTGATCAAATGCGTGACAATATTAAGTCTGATCTAAGTTATTACGGTGGAGTAGCTTACATCTCAGAAGCAACACCTTTATGA
- a CDS encoding sodium-dependent bicarbonate transport family permease, producing MEINPILQNVLAPPVLFFLIGAISIFFKSDLEIPAPLPKLFSLYLLLAIGFKGGIEIQKSGFTDQVLPTLGAAIIMSLIIPLIGFFILRYKFDVFNSAAIAAAYGSISAVTFISAESFLESQSIDFDGFMVGALALMESPAIIVGLLLVKFAAPKNRPNSRKMHLSSILHESLLNGSVYLLLSSLIVGFLTAFSNPAAISKMEPFTGQLFYGAECFFLLDMGIVAAQRLPRLKNAGSYLIGFAIFMPLFNAFIGVFVARFLSLGPGNALLFVVLCASASYLAVPAAMRMTVPEARSSYYISTTLGLTFPFNIVLGIPIYMSLVNKIIPLSPL from the coding sequence ATGGAAATAAATCCCATATTACAAAATGTATTAGCTCCTCCTGTACTCTTTTTCTTAATTGGAGCAATTTCTATATTTTTTAAATCTGACCTAGAAATACCTGCTCCTTTACCTAAACTTTTTTCTTTATACTTACTTTTGGCAATTGGTTTTAAAGGAGGAATTGAAATACAAAAAAGTGGTTTTACTGATCAGGTTTTACCAACATTAGGTGCAGCGATAATTATGTCTTTAATAATTCCTCTGATTGGATTCTTTATCTTAAGATACAAGTTTGATGTTTTTAACTCAGCAGCTATTGCAGCTGCATATGGATCAATCAGTGCTGTAACTTTTATCTCAGCAGAAAGTTTCTTAGAGAGTCAAAGTATAGACTTCGATGGATTCATGGTCGGGGCTTTAGCTTTAATGGAGTCTCCGGCAATAATTGTAGGCTTATTACTAGTAAAATTTGCAGCCCCTAAAAATAGACCCAATTCAAGAAAAATGCATCTTAGCTCCATATTGCATGAGTCTCTTTTAAATGGATCAGTTTATTTATTACTATCAAGTTTAATTGTTGGTTTTCTTACGGCTTTCAGTAATCCCGCAGCCATTTCAAAAATGGAACCTTTTACTGGACAACTTTTTTATGGAGCAGAATGCTTTTTCCTTTTAGACATGGGAATAGTTGCAGCTCAAAGATTACCAAGGTTGAAGAATGCGGGTTCATATTTAATTGGATTTGCAATCTTCATGCCATTATTTAATGCTTTTATAGGTGTTTTCGTTGCAAGATTTTTATCTCTAGGACCTGGAAATGCACTTTTATTTGTGGTTTTATGTGCAAGTGCCTCGTATTTAGCTGTACCGGCAGCAATGAGGATGACTGTCCCAGAAGCACGATCAAGTTACTATATATCTACGACATTAGGTTTGACTTTTCCGTTCAATATAGTTCTAGGCATCCCAATCTATATGAGTTTAGTAAATAAAATTATCCCACTTTCCCCGTTGTAA
- a CDS encoding SulP family inorganic anion transporter, which yields MEIINGFNLKNIRGDILGGITAAVVALPLALAFGNAALGPGGAIYGLYGAVVVGFLAALFGGTPAQVSGPTGPMSVTVAGVVAGLAAVGVPRDLSAGQILPLVMAAVVIGGLLQILFGILKLGKYITLVPYSVVSGFMSGIGVIIIALQIGPLLGISTRGGVVESLSTVFSNFQPNGAAIGVAIMTLSIVFLTPRKISQWVPSPLLALLIVTPLSILIFGDGALDRIGEIPRGVPSLSFPSFNQYFPIIFKAGLVLAVLGAIDSLLTSLVADNISQTRHNSDRELIGQGIGNAIAGLFSGLPGAGATMRTVINVKSGGSTPISGMVHSVVLLIVLVGAGPLAEQIPTALLAGILIKVGLDIIDWGFLRRAHKLSLKTAVVMYGVLLMTVFWDLIWAVLVGVFIANMLTIDSITETQLEGMDQDNPLSEDNEQSKNLLPSDEKALLDRCSGEVMLFRLKGPLSFGAAKGITERMMLVRNYKILILDITDVPRVGVTATLAIEDMMQEAKNNSRKAFVAGANEKVKERLSKFGVDGIIETRKEALEAALNELA from the coding sequence TTGGAAATAATTAATGGATTTAATCTTAAGAATATAAGGGGTGATATTTTAGGAGGAATAACAGCTGCAGTAGTAGCTTTACCTCTTGCACTTGCTTTTGGAAACGCAGCCTTAGGACCTGGGGGTGCAATTTACGGTTTATATGGAGCAGTTGTTGTTGGTTTTTTAGCAGCTTTATTTGGGGGCACTCCCGCTCAAGTTAGTGGTCCAACTGGTCCAATGAGCGTAACAGTCGCAGGAGTTGTAGCAGGTTTAGCAGCTGTTGGTGTACCTAGAGATCTTTCAGCAGGTCAAATTTTACCTTTAGTCATGGCTGCAGTAGTAATTGGAGGCTTATTACAAATATTGTTTGGAATTTTAAAGCTTGGTAAATATATAACGCTTGTTCCATATTCTGTGGTCTCCGGATTTATGTCTGGCATAGGAGTTATAATAATTGCTCTTCAGATTGGTCCACTATTAGGAATAAGTACCCGAGGAGGCGTAGTCGAGTCTTTATCAACTGTTTTTTCTAATTTCCAACCGAATGGAGCTGCTATTGGTGTGGCAATAATGACACTAAGCATAGTATTTCTAACACCTAGAAAAATTAGCCAATGGGTACCCTCCCCTCTTCTAGCCTTATTAATAGTGACTCCACTATCAATTTTAATTTTTGGCGATGGTGCATTAGACAGAATTGGTGAAATACCTAGAGGAGTGCCATCTCTAAGCTTTCCAAGCTTTAATCAATACTTTCCTATCATTTTCAAGGCTGGCTTAGTTCTGGCAGTTCTTGGAGCTATTGACTCTTTACTCACCTCTCTAGTTGCAGATAATATTTCTCAAACAAGACATAATTCTGATAGAGAATTAATTGGCCAGGGAATAGGAAATGCTATAGCTGGACTATTTTCAGGTTTACCTGGAGCTGGGGCGACAATGAGAACTGTTATAAATGTTAAATCTGGAGGCTCTACTCCTATTTCAGGAATGGTTCATTCAGTAGTTCTATTAATAGTTTTAGTAGGCGCTGGACCTTTAGCAGAGCAAATACCTACAGCTCTTTTAGCAGGCATTCTTATTAAAGTAGGTTTGGATATTATTGATTGGGGATTCTTGAGAAGAGCTCACAAATTATCTCTTAAAACTGCAGTTGTTATGTATGGTGTATTACTAATGACAGTTTTTTGGGATTTAATATGGGCAGTATTAGTTGGAGTATTTATTGCAAATATGCTAACCATTGATTCAATAACTGAAACGCAACTAGAAGGAATGGATCAGGATAATCCTTTATCTGAGGATAATGAGCAAAGTAAAAATCTTTTACCCTCTGATGAAAAAGCTCTTCTTGATAGATGTTCTGGAGAAGTAATGTTATTTAGACTTAAAGGCCCACTAAGTTTTGGTGCAGCAAAAGGTATTACAGAGAGAATGATGTTAGTAAGAAACTATAAAATTTTAATCTTAGATATCACTGATGTCCCTAGAGTTGGAGTGACAGCTACACTTGCAATTGAAGATATGATGCAAGAAGCTAAAAATAATTCTAGAAAAGCATTTGTAGCTGGAGCTAATGAAAAAGTCAAAGAAAGATTATCCAAATTTGGGGTTGATGGAATAATTGAGACAAGGAAAGAAGCTTTAGAAGCTGCTTTAAATGAATTAGCCTAA
- the hemB gene encoding porphobilinogen synthase, which yields MNLIIRPRRLRRTDAIREMVRENHLHPQDFIYPLFIHEKDFQEEISAMPGIYRWDMNGLIKEVSRAWELGIRCIVLFPKIDDSLKTEDGSECFNEAGLIPKAIRILKKEIPEMAIMTDVALDPYSCDGHDGLVDDNGKILNDETIEILKKQAITQARAGADFIGPSDMMDGRVGAIRTALDIEGFSDVGIISYTAKFSSAYYGPFRTALDSAPKENNRKIIPDNKSTYQMDPANSREALIESALDQYEGADILMVKPGVSYLDIVYRLSTFSNKPIAAYNVSGEYSMVKAAAMKNWINEKDIVLETLLSFKRAGAKLILTYHACDASKWLNEK from the coding sequence ATGAATTTGATCATTCGCCCAAGAAGATTGAGAAGGACAGACGCAATAAGAGAGATGGTAAGAGAAAACCATCTGCATCCTCAAGATTTTATATATCCACTGTTTATTCACGAAAAGGATTTCCAAGAAGAAATATCTGCAATGCCTGGTATTTATAGATGGGACATGAATGGATTAATTAAGGAAGTTTCTAGAGCCTGGGAATTAGGTATTAGATGTATTGTACTTTTTCCAAAAATTGACGATAGTTTAAAAACAGAAGACGGATCAGAATGTTTCAATGAAGCTGGTTTAATACCTAAGGCTATTCGAATATTAAAAAAAGAGATCCCTGAGATGGCAATTATGACTGATGTTGCCTTAGATCCCTATTCATGTGATGGACATGATGGCTTGGTTGATGACAATGGAAAAATATTGAATGATGAAACCATTGAGATTCTGAAAAAACAGGCTATTACTCAAGCAAGAGCGGGAGCAGATTTTATTGGTCCAAGTGACATGATGGATGGGAGAGTTGGAGCTATAAGAACTGCTTTGGATATTGAGGGATTTAGCGATGTGGGAATTATTAGCTATACCGCAAAATTTTCATCTGCTTATTATGGTCCTTTTAGAACAGCATTAGATTCTGCCCCGAAAGAGAATAATAGGAAAATAATTCCAGATAATAAATCAACATATCAAATGGATCCTGCTAACTCTAGGGAGGCTTTAATTGAATCGGCATTAGATCAATATGAGGGTGCAGATATTTTGATGGTTAAGCCTGGTGTCTCTTATCTAGACATAGTTTATCGGCTGAGTACTTTTTCAAATAAACCAATAGCTGCTTATAACGTGAGTGGAGAATATTCAATGGTAAAGGCTGCTGCTATGAAAAATTGGATTAATGAAAAGGATATTGTTTTAGAAACATTGCTTAGTTTTAAAAGAGCAGGGGCAAAATTAATACTCACCTATCATGCTTGTGATGCATCAAAATGGTTGAATGAGAAGTAA